The nucleotide sequence AGCTCAGCCGACGGACGGCAGCCGGACCGAAGGCCGCCGTCGATGTCACGGCGACGGTGTCCGCGCCGTACTGCAGGGCCGTCATGGCCACGTCATCGAGCCCACCGAGAACTGGCACCCCGTCAACCGAAACGCGACCGGTGACCGGATCGATGTTGAGGTCGCCCGAGGAAGCGGTCTGGTGTACGCAGACTCCGAGCACGCCGTAGCCGGCCAACGGTGCTCGCTGGAGATCGGTCAAGAGTTCGCGCACCGTGCGCAGGTTTCCGACGACGAGGACCTTGGACATGAATCCACCGTTGAGCCGGCGCGCGTGCAACCACCGGCGCCAAGTGAACCTCGACAACAGAAGGGCCATCAGACCGGCTGGCAACATGACCAGCACGTAGGCGCGCGGAAGATGCAGGTCGAAGACGTAGGAGCAGATGGCGATGAAGCCGAACAGGCCAAACGAGGTGTTGACCAGTCGCTTGTATTCCTCCGGACCGTGCCCGACCACTTCCGGATCCCTCGTACCCCCCCAGTGCAGCGTGACCATCCAGGCAACGGCCACGAACACAGTCATCGCGATGAACGGCAGCCTGTCCGGGTCCCGGGAGACTCGAGTGGACAGAGTGCCCATGTGGACCAGGTGGGCCCCGACCGCAGCCCACGTGACCCCGATCAGGTCTCCGAAGAACAGTCGGTAGGCGTATCGGCTCGCCCAGGCCTTGCGCGGGCCGGACCCGGTGGCCGGAGTAGGCACGCTCTGCCACACCGAATCCGCACGGGACGGCTGAACCTCGGTACCGGGCTGATCATTCGGCGCTGCAGTGACAGCGGGCCTCGCCGTACTGGACCTGGCTGCGTCCGACAGAGGGTCGGTGCGTGACGGAGTAGTGATAGTCATACGAGAGCCCGTCTGTCGGGACTGCAGTGCATCATCGATTGCTCCACTTTCGCCGGCACAGGGTTCACTCGAGATCGCCGACGTCGCCCGACACGCTTACCGACGGTAATTTATTCACCGCCGTCACGATAGCGCGACCCTGCCTAAACGGGAAGAAAACAACCCACCAGTCACCTGTTCGGGCAATTTTTCGTCACAGTGAGTGAAAGAGGGCGGACACAGCGGCACGGCGAGTCCCGGGGATTTGGTCGCCGTCCAGATTCAGCCGCTGCTAGCGACCCGAATCTCAGGTTCGACCAAGCTCGACAGCACGCGACGTATCACGGTGCTCGACGTGTGGACCGTGTAGGGGAAGTAGACGACCTGGACCCCGGCAGCGGCAAAGTCGGATTCGAGCTTGGCTCCCTTCGGAGTGCCACGCCAGTCATCACCCTTGAAGATGTGCGTGAAGCGGATGTCTGCCCATGAGTCGAGCTTGTCCGGAGTCATCTCCGCGTGGACTTCATCCACGAATCGAATGTTCCCGACGATCTCCATACGTTCGGCCAGCGAGATCACGGGCCGTCGCCCCTTGGTCAGTTCGCACATCTCGTCCGACACGACACCTGCAACGAGATAGTCGCATTGCGACTTCGCTTGACGCAGGATGTTTAGGTGTCCGACGTGGAACAGGTCGTACGCACCAGGGGCGTAACCGATACGGACTGCCACTGTGATTCCCCTACTCGTCGGTTGGTCTTGCCGAGGGGGCAGCCTTGCCCTCCGCCCAGTCAGCCCCGACAACTGACGGCCCATCGGATGTGATGGATAATAACCGACCTGGCCCTCCTTGTGCCTGGCGACCACTCCTTCGGGTGAGATGTCCAGGACACATGTCAACCCAGAGTGAGCAATCAAGTTCTCGTCGTCGACATGTGGCATCTCGACCGAACGGCCCATCGGCATCCGCCCCCACACCTGGAACAGGAGACCAGACGGTCGTTCGCCAATCGGGTTGGCAACCAAGGTCCAGAGTCCAAGGCAAGGCCGGGTCCCGCGCATGGCTCGGCAGCCGTCAGCCATATTGGTGGCTTGCGAACCGCGGGCCCGGACGGAGAGACGTTGACGAAGCAGGACGCACCACCGAGTTTGCGGGTACTGCTGGTGTGCACGGCAAACATCTGCCGTTCGCCCATGGCCGAGTTCCTGATGAAGCAGGCCGTGCTTGAGCGGTGGGGACGACGGACCGCAGGACAGATCCTCGTCAGGTCGGCCGGTCTCCACGCCCGCGAGGGCGTCTCCATCCATCCCTTTGCAAGGACCGCCGTCGGTGAGCCGCCCGATCGGGAGGATGACCGACCGCTCGGTGATGCGCGCACGCAGTGGTTCGAGAACTTTCGGAGTCAGAGGGTGACCGCCGAATTGATCACTGACTCCGATCTCATACTGACTGCGACCAGGGACCATCGCTCTGAAGTCGTCGGTCTTGTCCCTTCCGCCCTCAGGAGGAGCTTCACCATCCGCCAGATTGCATCTCTTCTGGTCTCAGCCGAGCCCGTGGACATGAGCGGACCGACGGCCATCGGCACGGCCATCATCGAACGCGTGCAACGAGCGCGGGCGCACATACCGCCAGGAGGACCCGATGACGACCTGGTCGACCCGATCGGACACCCGATCGAAGTCTTTCAATCTTGCGCTTCCATCATTCGTCGCAGTGTGGATTCGATTCTCGAAGCCCTGAGGCCCAGCTGATCCGTGGCAGCCGGGATCGGTTACGGGCCGCCCAACTTCCGGCTCGATCCGCCGCCGCGAGCTGCACTCGGCGTGCAACCAGGCCAACCAGATGCACCGACATCCGATATGTCTGACTTGGGCTAATCCTCGCTGCGGCTATCAGCTTGCCCCAGATAGCCCGTAGTGGAGATCAAATCCCGGCCATACGCGTCATTTCCACCCTTTTGCGAACCCCCGCTTCACTGAGTCCGTTTGTTACGGAAAGCACTGATGAAACGTCCAGGTTCACCCTGATAGACCAGCAACCTCGGGTTGGCCCGCATGCGTGACTATAAACGCTAGACCATCAGAGCGTTCACCGCACCGCCGGTGGCTTAGTTCGGTCGCACATATCCTCGTTGCGAAGACCCAATCCCGCCTCGATCGTGTTAGGAAACATTTCGATAACGCTAGACTTCGTCAGGACCAACGATCGACCTACCCACCGGAAATGACTCAGGTGCATCGACAGTCATCTGCTTCGGCTCATCTATTGATCTTGACCCGGGAGACAGCTTGAGTCGTGAATAGACCGGCCTGACGTAATCTGTTGCGCTCGAGGTCATTTGTTGCGCCGGAGTTAACTAGCGGTCACGAACACGATCCACTGAACCATCCCCCACGATCCGTTCTTCAGCGACGAGGCAGTCGTCTCGTCGTCTGTCTGCGTGCCCCACGACGGTCAACATCAGGACAGGACACACTTCAGCATGCAAAAGCGATCCGCCAGACACAGCAGCTCGACGAGCCTGACCCGGCGCAATGTGCTCCGTTTGGCTTATGCCGCAGTGCCCGCTGCGGCCGCCGTCGCTCTTCCCCGCCTGGTCGGGACCGCGGCAGCCGCGTCTTATATCAAGCCGGATTGGTCGAATACGGGGATCCCGGTCGGCACGAATCTGACTGTGCACCGCGGTGACATCGTCGTCACGACACCGGGCACGGTGATTGATTCCATGGACGTCTACGGCTACATCAAGGTGCGCGCCGCCAACGTGACCATCCGACGCACCCGGGTTCGCGGCACCGGAACTGTTGCATTCAACACGGCCCTCATCGACTGCAACCATTCCGCCGTAAGCAATGCCGTGATCGAGGACTGCCTGCTGGTCCCTGACTCTCCATCGGTGTGGGTGGACGGAGTCATCGGTAAGGAGTTCACTGCCCGATGGAACAACGTCTACAACACCTGCGATGGCTTCGGTGTCTACAACGCCCAAAACTGGGCCGGCGCATGCAACGTCACCATCGAGAGCAACTTCATCCATGATCTGGTCTTTTTCTCCAAAGATCCCAACCACTCCAACGGGACCCACAACGATGGCATTCAGATTCAGGGTGGATCGAATGTCAACATTCTCGGAAACAATATTCTCATGTTCTATTCGCGAGGGAAGGGGACGCTCGACTACGCGTCTCGCGCCGGTGGCAATGGAATCCTGGTCGGTGCAAACCTTGCCTCGGTCACCGCCAGCCAAATCACCAACAACTGGCTCAACGGTGGTATCGACGGCATGTATATCCTTCGCGGGAAGTCATCGAGCATGAGATTCGGATCTGTTTCCGGCAACCGTTTCGGTCGCGATCAGTTCGGATTTTCCGGCGGTGCGTCGACCTACCAGATCAGAGTGCAATCGGGCGTGACGTTCAACAACGCACTGACCGCCAACTACTGGCAGAATTCGGGTCTACCCCTGGCTGTGAGCCGAACAGGCGGAATCCGCTACGACTACTGAATTCTAGGAGAACCGGTCCTCCCTGTGCCGGCCCTAACCCGCAGAGGGCATGCCTACCTTGATCAGCGCGGAGCCTAACGAATGGGACAGCGAACGGGCGAATGTGGCCGTCATGTGGTTGTCGTCCAGGTAGACCAAGACCTTGCCGATGACTGCGCTGCACATTCCTGCCGTGCAGAACGAACCACTCACGTCGACCAGCTTGGCATCAGGCGTGAGCGCGGCGGCCGCGCCCATCAGATCAAATTTCTGCGACGGTCCCTGGGCGAAGTCACACTTGGGTGATGCGCCGTTGGCATAGACGCATGGCGGGATATCTCCCTTTCCGGCGTTGTCGGGCTGAGGAATGTCGCGAAGTGCGATCACTTCGCTGCCCGCCGACAACAACTTCGACCACGCCTTCGCAATGCCTTCGGCAACCCCCGGGACCTCGGAACTCCTGAAGTTTCCGGCTGGACTCCGCCCACTCACGAGGATGAATTTGAGATGGGCGACCGGCAACAGGGAGCTCAGCCTGCTGTTCCACAGCCCACATGCGTTGGAGGTGATGGTCGCCGTCAGAGTGCAGCCCGACATCAGATAGGTGGTTAATTGCCAGTTGTTGGCATCTGCCACCGGGATGAGCGCAGGTAGCCACTGGGTCGCGTGGGAGTCGCCCACCAGTGCCACGCTGACTGCGTCGGCCCGACTGGAGCCGAAAGTGCAGGTGATGACATCCGACCTAGAGACTCGCTGCTGACAGCGTTCGTAGGGGAAGTCGTCGGTCGCGATGAGCGGACTGGGCACGATCTCCGTTAGAGGGACGGTTGCGGCCGAACAGCTGGAATCACCGTTCATCACCTCGGCACCGAAGCAGGACGGCACGTTCGCACTCGTCGCCGCGAGGGCGGCGCGTGCGGACGATACGGGCCCACGCAACGACAGCCAGCCCGATCCGGCTAAGACCACGACCAACGCCATGAAGGCAGCCCCAGCAACGTAGACGAATCGATCTCGCTGCAGCTGCGCACGCCAGGCGACGGGCCCACGGCCGCTACGCGCATCACGGATCGGGTCTTCGATCAACAACTTCGAAACTGCGGCCAAGACAATTGCGACTAGAAGGACGATGGCCTTGGCCGGGGTCGTCAGGGCCATCCCGGTGACGGCGGGCACCAGCACGATCAGCGGCCAATGCCACAAGTACAGCGAATACGAGATGTCGCCGAGGTACTGCACCGGCTGAAGGGCAAAGAGCCGCTGCGGCCCGATCCATGCCGATGTTGAGCCCCCGGCGATCACCGCTGCCGCTCCGAGGACGGGTATGGAGGCAGCCGACCCCGGGAAGCTGGTATCACCCGAGTAGACCAGAGACGACCAGGCGATGAGGGCCAGGCCCATCCAGGACAAGGCAGCACGAGCGGGGGGCGAGACCTTGATGTGTTTGATGCCGACCGCTAGGGCTCCGCCTACCCCGAACTCCCACAGACGGGCGAAGATATCGAAGTAGGCGAACTTGGCGTCGGCTGCGGTGGATAGTACGGAGTAGGCCAGGCTGCCCCCGATCAGAACCAAAAGGAGTGTCGCGACGGCCTTCGTACGTCTGGCCCTGAACATCAAACCCGTGCCGAGAAGCAGAATCGGCCAAATGATGTAGAACTGCTCCTCCACGGACAAGGACCAGTAGTGCTGGACGGGGCTGGCTCCGGCGCCGGCGGCAAGGTAGTCGGTTGAACTCGAGGCCAAGGACCAATTTTCGAAGTACAGGCCGCTGGCCACTATCTCTCGGAGGTAGAGCTCCCAATTCACTCTCGACACCAGTGTGAGCGTCAAAATCGCAGTAAGCACCAGGACGACCAGTGCAGCAGGGAGGATCCTGACGATTCGCCGCAGATAGAAGTCGCTCAGCGACGCTCCCAGACTGCGGGCACCAGGTGCGTTTCGCAGGATGTGACCCGTCATGAGGAAGCCCGATATGACGAAGAACACGTCGACACCGATGAACCCACCGCTGAGGCGGGTCGGCCACAGGTGATATCCGACGACCAAAAGCACCGCCAAGGCTCGAAGAGCCTGGATCTGGGTCAACAGGCCTGGTCTCGTCTCGGCCACCAACGAGTGCCGGTTCCGAGCCTTTGGCGCGACGATCTCGGTCATGATCCCCGTCACCAGCCTTCCTCGAGAATTTGCGACCTCGCTGCGATAACCGGCCATGGGCGCACCGCGGTCGTTCAGCGGGAGCGCGGCGTCCGTTTTGACGGTGAGGATCGATGTATGTTAGCAGTCGATGTTATCGGGCCATCCGTGTGATCAACGGAGTGAAGCATCTGCCCGATTGGGTGAATGGGGATGCCCTTCGCCTCCGCAATGGCTACGATTTGTGACTGGACGAGTTGATCAGTTGCGCCTGGCGACCGGGGGTCTCTGCATGGGTCGCGCGGGATCGCGGGTGGTGACACACCCGGTACAGCGGCGCCGGGCCGCCGGATCTCGGTCTGCTTGGTCTTGAGGACCTGTTCGATCCGCAGCACACGGTGCTCAACTCACAGAGTCGGTACTGTTCAGCTGCAAAAGTCCACAGTGGCCCCCGAGTAGGGGGCCGAACTTACGGGCGGGGGCCACCTTGCTCTCGCGGTCGCGACGGAAGGCGGCGTCAGGTATGGCGGTCATGAATCTTCGGGGCTACCTCAGGGCGATCCGGAAGTACTGGATGCTCGTGCTTCTCCTCACAGTCCTGGGGACCCTGGCAGCAACCGGCCTCACGCTGAGCACCGATCCCAAGTACGCGAGCACGGTGACCTTCTTCGTTTCGAGTCAGACCAGCAGCAGCCAGACTGCTCTGCAGGCCGACCAGTTCGCACAGCGTCGCATCAACTCCTACGCCGGGGTAATGGTTAGCGACCGGATGGCCGACCTCATCATCAAGAAAGCAAATCTGAGTTTGACCCCGGCCGAGGTGAAGAGCGAGATCAGTGCCACGACTGATGTCAATACCGTTCTGCTCACCGCAACGGTCATCGACACATCACCTGACCGATCGTTGGCCATCGCGAATGCGATCTCCACTGAACTCAATGGCGTCGTGAACGGGTTGGACAATCCCGGGTCGACCAAGACCACAACTTTCCTGAACGCGATCACCGGTCCGACGCTGAACACGACCCCGGTGTCACCGAAGAAGACGCTCAACATCGGCCTCGGATTTCTGGTCGGGTTGGCCCTGGGGGTCTCCGCCGCCATCGTCCGAGAGCTGATGGATGTCACCGTACGTACCGCTGACGTGATGCAGACCCTGTCCAAGCGGCCTGTCCTGGCCACAGTCGCGCTCGATGCGGCGACGGCCAAATCACCAGTGTTGGTTCGCACGACCGTCAGATCCCCTCGAGGCGAGGCTTTCCGCCAACTCCGCACAAGTCTCAAGTTCATCCACGTCGACCAGCCACTGAAGGTCGTCGTGGTGTCCTCCTCTGTCGCGTCCGAGGGTAAATCGCTGACCGCGGCCAACCTGGCTCTGGTTTTCGCAGAAGCGGGACAACGGGTGCTGCTGATCGAGGCAGACCTTCGCCAGCCTCGCGCGGCGGACTACCTCGGTCTCGAACGTGCCGTGGGACTGAGCAACGTGCTGGCCGGGGAACTCGGGGTCGACGACGTCCTGCAACCCTGGGGAGACAGCGGACTCACCCTGCTGGCCAGCGGTTCCATCCCGCCGAACCCCTCCGAGCTGCTTGGTAGCAATGCGATGGCAGACCTGATGGTCGCCTTGCGAGCTCGGTTCGACATGATTCTCGTCGATTCGCCCCCGGTCCTGCCCGTGACGGACGCGGTCGTCCTGTCCGCTGTGGCGGACGGCATCCTGATGGTGGTCCACTACGGGAGAACCACCCGCGCGCAGTTCACCTCGGCAATCACCGCCTTGGATGCGGTCGATGCCAAGCTGATTGGAACGGTGCTCAACATGGCGCCGGTCAAGGACATTCCCAGCGGGTATGGAGGCTACCGGTACGCCGAGGAAGCGAAGATCCCGGCCGCGGCGACGAAGAAGAGGACGCAAGCGGCCGTCACGACGCCCACTCCCGACTCAGTGCGACGACGACGCGCCACGGAAGACCTACCGACCAAGACAGAGTCGCCTACCCGAAACTGATGTGGACCGATTGCATGATGGTCAGTTTTCCAGGTCATGCAGGTCGAAGGATCATCGCCGACTGTCCATCGGTCTCGGTTCCATGTTGATGGCCCGTAATACGTAGGCCTGCTCGTTCGACCATTTCGGTGAAATAACCTAGATCAGACCGAACACAATGGAGCGGTCCCCGCCACACGAGCGGACCGTAACCCTGCGGATTCTCCGTCTCCTTGGCTACGTCGGATTCGACAAACGCGGTGACGAAGGCAAAACCGGTGGGCCTGAGCAGTCGTAGGATTTCGCTCAAGTAACCCTGGACGTCGGCCGTGACCATACGGCTGAAGACAGAATAAGCGTAGAAGGTGCCGTAGTGGCCATCGCCGCCCGGTATGACCCTCTGGGCCGTGCCTCGGGGGTTATAGCGGGCGTTGGACACGTCCACCCACTTGAATGTCACCCCCGGTCGGGCGATGTGTCTCTGGGCCCATCTGATGAGATCTGCCTGGACGTCCACGCCGTCGTACCCAACGAAGTTCGACAAGGTCTCCAACGCGCCAACCGCCAATCGACCAGCGCCACATCCCCAGTCCAACAGCGGTTCCGAGGGTGAGTATCCGTTCTCCAAGAGTCGAGCAACATCCTTGCGCGCTTCGGACACGAAGCCGGCATCGGTCTGGAAGTGCTTTCCCCCCATGCGGAACTGCGACGGGGGCAACTTGATGCCGCCGGGTGACCTACCCCGCGACGATCGGCTCAGATAAGCGCTACGGACCGCTTCCTTGATTGCCATGCCAAACTGTAACATCCGTCACAGTACGAGCATCAGAGCCGAACTGCTGAATCCTTACGACGTCAACTCAAGAAGTAGCCGTCACTTTGGAGGTCAGCGAGCATCACCGGTGCGATCTTGTCCGCGTACGCCGAGGTCATATGCACCAGATCTCGCTTCACCGGGATACCTCCCACGAAGCTGGGACACTGACCCTGTCGCGAGCAGAACCACGAACTCGAATCGACGAACACACCATTGATGTTCGCGGCCACGTCCTTCTCGACCGCAGCAAGCCTGGACCACTGGTCCGTCAATGTGCTGACACAGTCCTTGGGACTGCTCGCCTTGGTGTAGCACGTGGCGATGTTGACGTCGGACGGCGGCGGGGCCAGCAGCATCACCTTCTTGGCACTCGGTGTCATCTTGGCCGCGAAACTCGTCATGCCGTCCCGCCACTGAGCAAGCGTCACAATGGCAGACGTGTCCGCGTTCGTTCTGGGCTCATACGTGTTGGTAATGATGACGAGGTCGGGCTTCAGCGTAGCCACCCCCTGAATTGCTGACGCTTTCCGAGCAGGACATGCGTTCTGGAGCGCACTGTCGGAGTTGTGGATCGGTATGTCGACGAAAGTGCACCCGAACATGGAGTAGCTGATCAATCGCCATGGACTCCCTTTAGTGGTGACGATGTCTCGGAGCGCAGTCAGGTAGGCGACCGAGACGGAGTCGCCCATCACCACCACCGTCTTCTTGGCCCCAGCATTCCCCCAGGTGCACTTATCCAGACCGGGAGGCTTCGGACCACTGCAGGCGTTGATGTCGCGAGCAGTGCTGTCCGACGACAGGACGGAATCCAGGGACGGATTCAGGGTGGGCCAGGACGTAGCCGTCAGGGCGGCCGCGATCTGCGCAGTGAGTACCTGGCCCGCCTTCGGCTCCCTGGCATCCACCGGTCCGGTGCCGGCCGATGTCGGTTCGGCCGCGGCAGCGATATCTGCGGCCTGCGCCTTCGACAACGGTTTGGCATAATAAATCGTCGTCAGCACGACCCCGCAGGCGGTCACGATCAACAACGCGCCGAGCATGCCTCTGGCAACCGGCGCACGCCGGCCGGACGGGACTGCGTCCCTCGCAGCGGAAGGCATCAGCCAGGACGACGACCTGATCGGATCCTCGATCAAGTGGAAGGCCAGCACCGAGACCACCAGCAGAACAGCCAGCACGACGACGAAGTATCTGGTCGTTCGCCCCGGGATCAGCGCGGCGAAAAGGATGATGACCGGAAAATGCCACAGGTACAATGAGTAGGAGATGCGGCCTAGGTAGCGCGCGACGACGTTGGTGATCGGCCAGATGAACCGAACCGGCCGATCAACGCCGGCGACGATCACGAGGCCGGCCGCCGCGACAGGAAGTGCCGCCCCTGGAGCCGGGAAGAAGTCCGCGGTACTGAGTACGGCAACGGATACTACGATTCCAGCCAAGCCCACCCATGACAGCGCCGGCCGCAACCAACCCGGCATACGGGCAAACTGTGGCGTCATCACGGCCAACAGGGCCCCGAATCCGAGCTCCCAGGCCCTGGTCAGCGTCGAGAAGTAGGCGACCGTTGTGTTCGTTCTGGTCTGGTAGAGGGCCCAGGTGAATGAGCCTGCGATGATCAATACGAGCACGACACCGAGGATCACGATCCTGGTGGTTCTGGACCGCTTTCCGATGAACCAGCCGGCTGCCAGGACCACCGCGATCAGGAGGGGCCAGACGAGGTAGAACTGTTCTTCGACCGCAAGCGACCAGTAGTGCTGGAGCGGCGAAGTCGGTCCCGCCTGCGTGAAGTAGTCGGTCCCGATGCTGGCGAAGTGCCAGTTCGCCAGGAACACGAGCGACCACAGACTGTCGCCACCGATGGAGTGGAACCGGCTCTGCTGGAAGACGAAATAGGATCCGACGACGGTGATGCCCAGCACCAATGTCGATGCAGGGATGATCCGCCGAATTCGGCGGCGGTAGAAGTCGAGGAAAGACACTCGACCAGTTCTGGCTTGTTCCTTGAGAAGTAGGCCGGTGATGAGGAACCCGGAGATGACGAAGAATATATCGACGCCGACGAAGCCGCCTTTCGGCCATCCGAACAGGTGCTCCAGAATGACGAAAATGACAGCAACGGCCCGAAGACCCTCGATATCCGGACGGAAGCCGCGCGATGAAGACGGCCTGTCGGCTGGGAACGGGCGCATTCGCCCGAATCCAAACCTCCGTGCTCGCGGATGCGGGCTCGTAGCCTTCCGTCTGCCATGCGAAGCAGCGACGTCACGAGTCGCGGTCATCACCTCACGCCCCAAGCACTTATCGACCGACGGTCATTTTCCATGGGTACTCACGAACGGCCGGAACGGCAACGTGGTCGACTCGTCGGTCACAGGATCCGCTGCTACCGGCTCGGCTTCAGCACCGCGGTGCGTGGAGGCGAGCGCTGCTCCGAGGCAGAACAGGCCCAATGACGAACAGGACGGCCAAGAAAACCAGTCGAAGATCAGGGAGTTGGCGACGACCACCACGACAGCGCCACGCCAAAGCCAGTTCCGACCGAAGAAGGATTCCACGCACAGAGCGCTGAACGTGACCAGGGCGACCAATCCACCCTGCGAGAGCATCAGCACGAACTGGTTGTCCACGACGTTGAAACCATCCGTCTGTAGCA is from Nakamurella sp. PAMC28650 and encodes:
- a CDS encoding sugar transferase → MPTPATGSGPRKAWASRYAYRLFFGDLIGVTWAAVGAHLVHMGTLSTRVSRDPDRLPFIAMTVFVAVAWMVTLHWGGTRDPEVVGHGPEEYKRLVNTSFGLFGFIAICSYVFDLHLPRAYVLVMLPAGLMALLLSRFTWRRWLHARRLNGGFMSKVLVVGNLRTVRELLTDLQRAPLAGYGVLGVCVHQTASSGDLNIDPVTGRVSVDGVPVLGGLDDVAMTALQYGADTVAVTSTAAFGPAAVRRLSWELEKTDIQLVLAPALTNIAGPRVHTKPVAGLPLIHVDRPTYRGANRILKRSFDAVGSALLVGLFSPLMLGVAMAVKTTSPGPVLFRQERAGLNGNSFRMIKFRSMVVDAEARLSELTTHQRDAGNSTMFKMQDDPRITRVGKFIRRFSLDELPQLINVFKGDMSLVGPRPPLLGEVATYHGEARLRLLVRPGMTGLWQVSGRSTLTWEDTVRLDTYYVENWSLTSDLVILWKTLKAVVSSSGAF
- a CDS encoding adenylyltransferase/cytidyltransferase family protein encodes the protein MAVRIGYAPGAYDLFHVGHLNILRQAKSQCDYLVAGVVSDEMCELTKGRRPVISLAERMEIVGNIRFVDEVHAEMTPDKLDSWADIRFTHIFKGDDWRGTPKGAKLESDFAAAGVQVVYFPYTVHTSSTVIRRVLSSLVEPEIRVASSG
- a CDS encoding low molecular weight phosphatase family protein, producing the protein MTKQDAPPSLRVLLVCTANICRSPMAEFLMKQAVLERWGRRTAGQILVRSAGLHAREGVSIHPFARTAVGEPPDREDDRPLGDARTQWFENFRSQRVTAELITDSDLILTATRDHRSEVVGLVPSALRRSFTIRQIASLLVSAEPVDMSGPTAIGTAIIERVQRARAHIPPGGPDDDLVDPIGHPIEVFQSCASIIRRSVDSILEALRPS
- a CDS encoding acyltransferase family protein; its protein translation is MTEIVAPKARNRHSLVAETRPGLLTQIQALRALAVLLVVGYHLWPTRLSGGFIGVDVFFVISGFLMTGHILRNAPGARSLGASLSDFYLRRIVRILPAALVVLVLTAILTLTLVSRVNWELYLREIVASGLYFENWSLASSSTDYLAAGAGASPVQHYWSLSVEEQFYIIWPILLLGTGLMFRARRTKAVATLLLVLIGGSLAYSVLSTAADAKFAYFDIFARLWEFGVGGALAVGIKHIKVSPPARAALSWMGLALIAWSSLVYSGDTSFPGSAASIPVLGAAAVIAGGSTSAWIGPQRLFALQPVQYLGDISYSLYLWHWPLIVLVPAVTGMALTTPAKAIVLLVAIVLAAVSKLLIEDPIRDARSGRGPVAWRAQLQRDRFVYVAGAAFMALVVVLAGSGWLSLRGPVSSARAALAATSANVPSCFGAEVMNGDSSCSAATVPLTEIVPSPLIATDDFPYERCQQRVSRSDVITCTFGSSRADAVSVALVGDSHATQWLPALIPVADANNWQLTTYLMSGCTLTATITSNACGLWNSRLSSLLPVAHLKFILVSGRSPAGNFRSSEVPGVAEGIAKAWSKLLSAGSEVIALRDIPQPDNAGKGDIPPCVYANGASPKCDFAQGPSQKFDLMGAAAALTPDAKLVDVSGSFCTAGMCSAVIGKVLVYLDDNHMTATFARSLSHSLGSALIKVGMPSAG
- a CDS encoding polysaccharide biosynthesis tyrosine autokinase, with translation MNLRGYLRAIRKYWMLVLLLTVLGTLAATGLTLSTDPKYASTVTFFVSSQTSSSQTALQADQFAQRRINSYAGVMVSDRMADLIIKKANLSLTPAEVKSEISATTDVNTVLLTATVIDTSPDRSLAIANAISTELNGVVNGLDNPGSTKTTTFLNAITGPTLNTTPVSPKKTLNIGLGFLVGLALGVSAAIVRELMDVTVRTADVMQTLSKRPVLATVALDAATAKSPVLVRTTVRSPRGEAFRQLRTSLKFIHVDQPLKVVVVSSSVASEGKSLTAANLALVFAEAGQRVLLIEADLRQPRAADYLGLERAVGLSNVLAGELGVDDVLQPWGDSGLTLLASGSIPPNPSELLGSNAMADLMVALRARFDMILVDSPPVLPVTDAVVLSAVADGILMVVHYGRTTRAQFTSAITALDAVDAKLIGTVLNMAPVKDIPSGYGGYRYAEEAKIPAAATKKRTQAAVTTPTPDSVRRRRATEDLPTKTESPTRN
- a CDS encoding bifunctional 2-polyprenyl-6-hydroxyphenol methylase/3-demethylubiquinol 3-O-methyltransferase UbiG, which translates into the protein MAIKEAVRSAYLSRSSRGRSPGGIKLPPSQFRMGGKHFQTDAGFVSEARKDVARLLENGYSPSEPLLDWGCGAGRLAVGALETLSNFVGYDGVDVQADLIRWAQRHIARPGVTFKWVDVSNARYNPRGTAQRVIPGGDGHYGTFYAYSVFSRMVTADVQGYLSEILRLLRPTGFAFVTAFVESDVAKETENPQGYGPLVWRGPLHCVRSDLGYFTEMVERAGLRITGHQHGTETDGQSAMILRPA
- a CDS encoding acyltransferase family protein — its product is MRPFPADRPSSSRGFRPDIEGLRAVAVIFVILEHLFGWPKGGFVGVDIFFVISGFLITGLLLKEQARTGRVSFLDFYRRRIRRIIPASTLVLGITVVGSYFVFQQSRFHSIGGDSLWSLVFLANWHFASIGTDYFTQAGPTSPLQHYWSLAVEEQFYLVWPLLIAVVLAAGWFIGKRSRTTRIVILGVVLVLIIAGSFTWALYQTRTNTTVAYFSTLTRAWELGFGALLAVMTPQFARMPGWLRPALSWVGLAGIVVSVAVLSTADFFPAPGAALPVAAAGLVIVAGVDRPVRFIWPITNVVARYLGRISYSLYLWHFPVIILFAALIPGRTTRYFVVVLAVLLVVSVLAFHLIEDPIRSSSWLMPSAARDAVPSGRRAPVARGMLGALLIVTACGVVLTTIYYAKPLSKAQAADIAAAAEPTSAGTGPVDAREPKAGQVLTAQIAAALTATSWPTLNPSLDSVLSSDSTARDINACSGPKPPGLDKCTWGNAGAKKTVVVMGDSVSVAYLTALRDIVTTKGSPWRLISYSMFGCTFVDIPIHNSDSALQNACPARKASAIQGVATLKPDLVIITNTYEPRTNADTSAIVTLAQWRDGMTSFAAKMTPSAKKVMLLAPPPSDVNIATCYTKASSPKDCVSTLTDQWSRLAAVEKDVAANINGVFVDSSSWFCSRQGQCPSFVGGIPVKRDLVHMTSAYADKIAPVMLADLQSDGYFLS